The following are encoded together in the Naumannella cuiyingiana genome:
- a CDS encoding substrate-binding domain-containing protein produces the protein MIDRRTFLTGSLAAGALAGFTACAPGSGQAPAPAGPAPDAVVTDPAAAGTVTIRVWDQEVRGGSKAALDELNSRFMAKYPNVTIERKSESFDDLKKTVALALSGNDVPDVVQVNNARADMGEFVKAGQLTDLTPYAAAYGWAERYPADVLAKSSYSADAVTFGSGNLYGLPQTGEVVGIFYSAKRLAELGIAVPQTWDEYLAALDAASAKGTQPMILGNIEKWPALHVFGPLQGAYVPADQIIALGMGNAGADWNSPENAQAMQAFADWSTKKYFGDSPNGLDYDAAWTDFTKGKGAFLPGGSWLAADMIKVLGDDLHFMVPPPREAGGAPVSTGGTGLPFTVPARAAQRDVAAAYIDFITSDEAMSLIAENDGLPVRNAAQLAPASGASAEIFRAFDEVSTKGSLLPYLDYATPTFADTAGNNLQELIAGREDPQQVLAAFSDDYGAFVGG, from the coding sequence GTGATCGATCGTCGAACCTTCCTGACGGGATCGCTGGCCGCCGGGGCGCTCGCGGGATTCACCGCCTGCGCACCGGGCTCGGGGCAGGCTCCCGCACCCGCCGGTCCGGCACCGGACGCCGTCGTCACCGACCCCGCGGCCGCGGGCACCGTGACGATCCGGGTCTGGGACCAGGAGGTCCGCGGCGGCTCCAAGGCCGCGCTCGACGAACTCAACTCCCGGTTCATGGCGAAGTACCCCAATGTGACGATCGAACGGAAGTCGGAGTCCTTCGACGACCTGAAGAAGACCGTCGCGCTCGCCCTGTCCGGCAACGACGTGCCCGACGTGGTCCAGGTCAACAACGCGCGCGCCGACATGGGCGAGTTCGTCAAGGCCGGACAGTTGACCGACCTCACGCCGTACGCCGCGGCGTACGGCTGGGCCGAGCGCTACCCCGCCGATGTCTTGGCCAAGTCCAGCTACAGCGCCGACGCGGTGACCTTCGGCTCGGGGAATCTGTACGGCCTGCCACAGACCGGCGAGGTCGTTGGCATCTTCTACTCGGCCAAGCGACTCGCCGAGCTCGGGATCGCGGTGCCGCAGACCTGGGACGAGTACCTGGCGGCACTGGATGCCGCCTCGGCCAAGGGCACCCAGCCGATGATCCTGGGCAACATCGAGAAGTGGCCCGCGCTGCACGTCTTCGGCCCCCTGCAGGGCGCCTATGTGCCGGCCGATCAGATCATCGCGCTCGGGATGGGCAATGCCGGCGCCGACTGGAACAGCCCGGAGAATGCCCAGGCGATGCAGGCATTCGCCGACTGGTCGACCAAGAAGTACTTCGGCGATTCGCCGAACGGCCTGGACTACGACGCCGCCTGGACCGACTTCACCAAGGGGAAGGGGGCCTTCCTGCCCGGCGGCTCCTGGCTGGCGGCCGACATGATCAAGGTGCTCGGCGATGACCTGCACTTCATGGTCCCGCCGCCGCGCGAGGCCGGCGGGGCGCCGGTCAGCACGGGCGGCACCGGCCTGCCGTTCACCGTGCCCGCCCGAGCGGCCCAGCGCGACGTCGCGGCGGCGTACATCGATTTCATCACCAGCGACGAGGCCATGTCCCTGATCGCGGAGAACGACGGCCTGCCGGTACGCAACGCCGCCCAACTGGCGCCCGCCTCCGGTGCGAGCGCGGAGATCTTCCGGGCATTCGACGAGGTCTCGACCAAGGGCTCCCTGCTGCCCTATCTCGACTATGCGACCCCGACGTTCGCCGACACCGCGGGCAACAACCTGCAGGAGCTGATCGCCGGGCGCGAGGATCCGCAGCAGGTGCTGGCCGCCTTCTCCGACGACTACGGCGCCTTCGTCGGCGGCTGA
- a CDS encoding helix-turn-helix transcriptional regulator, with product MRADRLLRLVGLLRRHGKLTAAQLADRLEVTERTVLRDIEALSASGVPVYAERGRHGGYALLPGYRPGVEDLTPDEARALFLAGGEGAASALGVEAEMTSALRKLAARLPEETDRELGRLQELIIVDAEGFAGAPPRLAELPTVQLAVLERRRLVLDYTPMDPSRRGRRTVDPYGLVLAGNTWYLLAAHRGQVKSFRVERINRATLLPQRAARPDGIDLRALWRRLRESYRDRPGIRIEVATRPDRVALIRRLMAMNLTAPIEETTRGGRTVLIMRVHGLREAVAVLLGLGDGVEALAPPALRAMMIRIAREATAVYLAEDPAGSTSASSGSAVR from the coding sequence ATGCGCGCGGACCGTCTGCTCAGGCTGGTCGGCCTGCTGCGCCGGCACGGCAAGTTGACCGCCGCGCAGCTCGCGGATCGCCTCGAGGTCACCGAACGCACCGTGCTCCGTGACATCGAGGCGCTGTCGGCCTCGGGCGTACCGGTCTATGCCGAACGCGGACGGCACGGCGGGTACGCCCTGCTGCCCGGCTATCGCCCCGGCGTCGAGGATCTCACCCCCGACGAGGCACGCGCGCTCTTCCTGGCCGGCGGCGAGGGGGCGGCGTCGGCGCTCGGCGTTGAGGCCGAGATGACCTCGGCGCTGCGCAAGCTCGCCGCCCGGCTGCCGGAGGAGACCGACCGCGAGCTCGGCCGGCTGCAGGAGTTGATCATCGTCGACGCCGAGGGCTTCGCCGGCGCGCCGCCGCGGTTGGCCGAGCTGCCCACCGTCCAGCTCGCCGTCCTGGAGCGCCGGCGTCTCGTCCTCGACTACACGCCGATGGACCCGTCGCGGCGCGGCCGGCGTACCGTCGATCCGTACGGCCTGGTGCTCGCCGGCAACACCTGGTATCTGCTCGCCGCGCACCGCGGGCAGGTGAAGTCGTTCCGAGTCGAGCGGATCAACCGGGCCACCCTGCTCCCCCAGCGTGCCGCCCGACCCGACGGCATCGACCTGCGGGCGCTGTGGCGGCGGCTGCGCGAGAGCTACCGCGACCGGCCGGGGATCCGGATCGAGGTGGCCACCCGCCCGGACCGGGTCGCGCTGATCCGCCGGCTGATGGCGATGAACCTGACCGCGCCGATCGAGGAGACCACCCGCGGCGGGCGGACCGTGTTGATCATGCGCGTGCACGGGCTGCGCGAGGCGGTCGCCGTGCTGCTGGGCCTGGGCGACGGGGTCGAGGCGCTCGCCCCGCCCGCCCTGCGCGCGATGATGATCAGGATCGCCCGGGAGGCGACCGCGGTCTATCTGGCCGAGGATCCGGCCGGCAGCACCTCGGCCAGCAGCGGCTCGGCCGTCAGGTAG
- a CDS encoding carbohydrate kinase family protein: protein MNTPQPDDVDAHDHEQHDHAEEFCPTCWAWDPLAAGRRPSDPPLDVLLSGTVFFDLIFTGLSRMPQPGEELWTSGLGSGPGGIANLAVAASRLGLRTGLVAGFGDDAYADWMWDTLSGQERIDLSASRRFADFHSSVTVSIAHGGDRSMITHGHPLPEPLGPQIAAAPAARAALVDLAGEVAWWRDLAARGTKIFADIGFDPSGRWDPATLAPLAHCYAFVPNATEAMGYTRTDSAEHAVRALAELVPLAIVTDGAAGAYAIDSSTGEQAHCPALRVEAIDPTGAGDVFAAASLLGALAGWPLLDRLRFASLCSALAVQQFGGSLAAPGWGDISDWWSQTREHADAGDPAAARTRDDYAFLADLLPRHRVQGVRRAQGTFALASDAERGAG, encoded by the coding sequence ATGAACACGCCCCAGCCCGACGATGTCGACGCTCACGACCACGAGCAGCATGATCACGCCGAGGAGTTCTGCCCGACCTGCTGGGCCTGGGATCCGCTCGCCGCCGGCCGGCGGCCGAGCGACCCGCCGCTGGACGTGCTGTTGTCCGGGACCGTGTTCTTCGACCTGATCTTCACCGGGCTGTCCCGGATGCCCCAGCCCGGCGAGGAGCTGTGGACCAGTGGTCTGGGGTCGGGGCCGGGCGGCATCGCGAACCTGGCGGTGGCGGCCTCCCGGCTCGGCCTGCGCACCGGGCTGGTGGCGGGTTTCGGCGACGACGCGTATGCCGACTGGATGTGGGACACCCTGTCCGGGCAGGAGCGGATCGATCTGTCGGCCTCGCGTCGCTTCGCCGACTTCCACTCCTCGGTGACGGTGTCCATCGCGCACGGCGGCGACCGCTCGATGATCACCCACGGGCACCCGCTGCCCGAGCCGCTCGGGCCGCAGATCGCGGCCGCACCGGCGGCCAGGGCCGCGTTGGTCGACCTCGCCGGTGAGGTGGCGTGGTGGCGCGATCTCGCCGCACGAGGGACGAAGATCTTCGCCGACATCGGCTTCGATCCGTCCGGGCGTTGGGATCCGGCAACCCTGGCCCCGCTCGCACACTGCTACGCCTTCGTGCCGAATGCGACCGAGGCGATGGGCTACACGCGTACCGACTCCGCCGAGCACGCGGTGCGGGCGCTCGCCGAACTGGTTCCGCTCGCCATCGTCACCGACGGTGCGGCGGGGGCGTACGCGATCGACTCCAGCACCGGGGAACAGGCCCACTGTCCGGCGCTGCGGGTGGAGGCCATCGACCCGACCGGTGCCGGCGACGTGTTCGCCGCCGCGTCGCTGCTCGGCGCGCTGGCCGGCTGGCCGCTGCTGGACCGGTTGCGCTTCGCCTCGCTGTGCTCCGCACTCGCGGTGCAACAGTTCGGCGGATCGCTGGCGGCGCCCGGCTGGGGCGACATCTCCGACTGGTGGTCACAGACCCGCGAGCACGCCGACGCCGGGGATCCGGCCGCCGCCCGGACCCGCGACGACTATGCCTTCCTGGCCGACCTGCTGCCCCGGCACCGGGTCCAGGGGGTACGCCGGGCCCAGGGCACCTTCGCCCTCGCCTCCGATGCCGAGCGCGGCGCCGGTTGA
- a CDS encoding carbohydrate ABC transporter permease, with protein MIARQAVADRVPTEHRRGPGDRRPRSAPSAVVRSPLVPYLLVAPALLVFAGFTLFPLFRAAQYSLYSWSGIGPSTFVGLANYVDLAGDKRFREAMLHAFVLIIFYALIPLVLGLLLAAIQRRGSILGQPVFRTLLFLPQVVALVVVAVAWRQIFAPDGALNTLLRAVGLDALARGWLGEPVWALVAIGVIGTWLQTGLVMLLLLAGMNRIPDELYESARLDGAGPVQEFFAITLPAVRGEIVVSLVLTIIAALKTFDLVYVITSGGPGTATTVPSFEVYRRAIELKDVGSACAVAVVLALLIFAINLLVTRIGEAER; from the coding sequence ATGATCGCTCGCCAAGCCGTCGCCGACCGGGTCCCGACCGAGCATCGGCGAGGACCCGGCGACCGGCGCCCGCGCTCGGCGCCGTCGGCCGTGGTCCGCTCGCCGCTGGTGCCCTATCTCCTGGTCGCGCCCGCGCTGCTGGTATTCGCGGGCTTCACCCTGTTCCCGCTGTTCCGCGCCGCGCAGTACTCGCTCTACTCCTGGAGCGGGATCGGTCCGTCGACCTTCGTGGGGCTCGCCAACTACGTGGACCTGGCCGGCGACAAACGGTTCCGCGAGGCGATGCTGCATGCCTTCGTGCTGATCATCTTCTATGCGCTCATTCCCCTTGTCCTGGGCCTGCTGTTGGCTGCGATCCAGCGCCGTGGCTCGATCCTCGGCCAACCGGTGTTCCGCACGCTGCTGTTCCTGCCCCAGGTCGTGGCGCTGGTGGTGGTCGCGGTGGCCTGGCGCCAGATCTTCGCGCCGGACGGTGCGCTGAACACGCTGCTCCGGGCCGTCGGGCTGGACGCGCTGGCGCGGGGCTGGCTCGGCGAGCCCGTCTGGGCGCTGGTTGCCATCGGGGTGATCGGCACCTGGCTGCAGACCGGTCTGGTGATGCTGTTGCTGCTCGCCGGGATGAACCGCATCCCCGACGAGCTCTACGAATCCGCCCGCCTGGACGGCGCGGGTCCGGTGCAGGAGTTCTTCGCGATCACGCTGCCCGCCGTCCGCGGAGAGATCGTGGTTTCGCTGGTGCTGACGATCATCGCGGCGCTGAAGACCTTCGATCTGGTCTATGTGATCACCAGCGGCGGCCCGGGCACCGCCACCACCGTGCCGAGCTTCGAGGTCTACCGTCGCGCCATCGAGCTGAAGGACGTGGGCTCGGCGTGCGCGGTCGCGGTGGTCCTCGCGTTGCTGATCTTCGCCATCAATCTGCTGGTCACCCGGATCGGGGAGGCCGAGCGATGA
- a CDS encoding TIGR03086 family metal-binding protein, whose amino-acid sequence MNETQQLVDNRDNLNRARAWVTELLGNVEPGQLSDPTPCSGYDVRALIEHLYAVVGKTIGMAQGHAAVDLPSSVPADADDLAGGHARLVEQASAAWADDASLATIVEAPFGRVPAAVMISAFVGETLTHGWDLAVATGQDAEADADLAEGALAGAQRVLPGGREDLPFDEPVPPAAAAGLTERLANFMGRRSR is encoded by the coding sequence ATGAACGAGACACAGCAACTGGTGGACAACCGCGACAACCTGAACCGGGCCCGGGCCTGGGTGACCGAACTGCTCGGCAACGTCGAGCCCGGCCAGCTCAGCGACCCGACGCCGTGTTCGGGCTACGACGTGCGGGCGCTGATCGAGCATCTGTACGCGGTGGTGGGCAAGACCATCGGGATGGCGCAGGGTCACGCCGCCGTCGACCTCCCCTCGTCCGTGCCGGCCGATGCCGACGACCTGGCCGGCGGCCACGCCCGGCTGGTCGAGCAGGCGAGCGCCGCCTGGGCCGACGACGCCTCGCTCGCCACGATCGTGGAAGCCCCGTTCGGGCGGGTGCCGGCGGCGGTGATGATCAGCGCCTTCGTGGGCGAGACGCTGACGCACGGCTGGGATCTCGCGGTCGCGACCGGGCAGGACGCCGAGGCCGATGCCGATCTGGCCGAGGGTGCCCTCGCGGGCGCGCAGCGGGTGCTGCCCGGCGGGCGTGAGGACTTGCCGTTCGACGAGCCGGTCCCGCCCGCGGCCGCTGCCGGTCTGACCGAGCGGTTGGCGAACTTCATGGGGCGCCGGTCGCGCTGA
- a CDS encoding S28 family serine protease gives MPRRLLSGIAALAIALTTWLALVPAARSAPTDLADRIAALPGVASVEERPVAEGFRFFVIGFTQRVDHDDPGKGTFTQRLTLLHRSEDRPMIMYTSGYNVSTNPGRSEPARIVDGNQLSMEYRFFTPSRPSNPDWEDELTIKQAATDQHVIIESFKQLYDQNWLTTGGSKGGMTATYHRRFFPDDVNGSVPYVAPNDVLDSRDEAYDSFLAGVGTDPACRDRLVGLQRRVLSDRDTWDARVADASAQAGLTYRIVGNRWQAIESGVIDLYFAFWQYTPQSECGSVPDPDTATDDQVWDFYEATSPLTGYADQNLERYVPYYFQAAYQLGSPKPYEDRIGDLLQYPGTNIARNFVPRSVRPNRFDWPAMRDIDRWVRTSSERMLYVYGGNDPWSAEPFTCGTSGASRECFRFFVDGGTHGSNIEQLPPAERDRAVALVRSWAGLDDTISARRTGLPPKIDGLDREPDYLEAPRAVPLR, from the coding sequence ATGCCTCGTCGCCTGCTCAGCGGCATCGCCGCGCTCGCCATCGCGCTGACGACCTGGTTGGCGCTGGTCCCGGCCGCGCGTTCGGCGCCGACCGATCTCGCCGACCGGATCGCCGCGCTGCCGGGGGTCGCCTCCGTCGAGGAGCGCCCGGTGGCCGAGGGCTTCCGGTTCTTCGTGATCGGCTTCACCCAGCGCGTCGATCATGACGACCCGGGCAAGGGCACGTTCACCCAGCGGCTGACACTGCTGCATCGGTCGGAGGACCGCCCGATGATCATGTACACCAGCGGTTACAACGTCTCCACCAATCCCGGCCGCAGCGAGCCGGCCCGGATCGTGGACGGCAACCAGCTCAGCATGGAGTACCGCTTCTTCACCCCCTCCCGCCCGAGCAACCCGGACTGGGAAGACGAGCTGACCATCAAGCAGGCCGCGACCGACCAGCACGTGATCATCGAGTCCTTCAAGCAGCTCTACGACCAGAACTGGCTGACCACCGGCGGCTCCAAGGGCGGCATGACGGCCACCTATCATCGGCGCTTCTTCCCCGACGATGTCAACGGCTCGGTACCCTATGTCGCCCCGAACGACGTGCTCGACAGCCGCGACGAGGCCTACGACAGCTTCCTCGCCGGCGTCGGCACCGATCCCGCCTGCCGCGACCGGCTGGTCGGGCTGCAGCGCCGCGTCCTGTCCGATCGCGACACCTGGGACGCGCGCGTGGCCGACGCGTCGGCGCAGGCCGGCCTGACCTATCGGATCGTCGGCAACCGCTGGCAGGCGATCGAGTCGGGCGTGATCGACCTCTACTTCGCGTTCTGGCAGTACACCCCGCAGTCGGAATGCGGTTCGGTGCCCGATCCGGACACCGCCACCGATGATCAGGTGTGGGACTTCTACGAGGCGACGTCACCGCTGACCGGGTACGCCGACCAGAACCTCGAGCGCTATGTGCCCTACTACTTCCAGGCCGCCTACCAGCTCGGCTCGCCGAAACCGTACGAGGACCGGATCGGCGATCTCCTGCAATACCCCGGCACCAACATCGCCCGGAACTTCGTGCCGCGCTCGGTACGCCCGAACCGCTTCGACTGGCCGGCGATGCGCGACATCGACCGCTGGGTGCGTACCTCCTCGGAACGGATGCTCTACGTCTACGGCGGCAACGACCCGTGGAGCGCCGAGCCGTTCACCTGCGGAACGTCCGGCGCGAGCCGCGAGTGCTTCCGGTTCTTCGTCGACGGCGGTACGCACGGCTCGAACATCGAGCAACTGCCCCCGGCCGAGCGCGACCGGGCGGTGGCGCTGGTCCGCTCCTGGGCGGGCCTGGACGACACCATCTCCGCGCGCCGTACCGGCCTGCCGCCCAAGATCGACGGCCTCGACCGCGAGCCGGACTACCTGGAGGCGCCGCGCGCCGTCCCGCTGCGCTGA
- a CDS encoding carbohydrate ABC transporter permease: protein MRISAGERLANHLILLGFAVLAFAPIASIVITALSPRTGQVPGPHPENFVEAWRIGEFARYLQTSALVAVIVVVCALIASVLAGYAFGTMRFKGATVIYYLFLFGLMVPTEAIVIPLFFDLRTLGLTDTLAAIALPQIAQSVAFGVFWMRTQFRALPRSLTEAAAIDGAGPLRTLWRVLLPASLPALATLAVLVFMWTWNEFLIPLLMAPAGELRTAPLSLAIFKGQYTAENALLAAAAIIVAAPIVIVFLVLQRHFIRGMLEGASKE from the coding sequence ATGAGGATCTCTGCCGGCGAGCGGCTCGCCAATCATCTGATCCTGCTGGGCTTCGCGGTGCTCGCGTTCGCACCGATCGCCTCCATCGTGATCACCGCGCTGTCCCCGCGCACCGGTCAGGTCCCGGGCCCGCACCCGGAGAACTTCGTCGAGGCATGGCGGATCGGCGAGTTCGCCCGCTATCTGCAGACCTCGGCGCTGGTTGCGGTCATCGTGGTGGTGTGTGCGCTGATCGCCTCGGTACTTGCCGGGTACGCCTTCGGCACGATGCGGTTCAAGGGCGCGACAGTCATCTACTACCTGTTCCTGTTCGGGCTGATGGTGCCGACCGAGGCGATCGTCATCCCCCTGTTCTTCGACCTGCGCACACTGGGGCTGACCGACACGCTGGCCGCGATCGCCTTGCCGCAGATCGCCCAGTCGGTGGCCTTCGGCGTGTTCTGGATGCGTACCCAGTTCCGCGCCCTTCCGCGTTCGCTCACCGAGGCGGCGGCGATCGACGGGGCGGGCCCGTTGCGCACCCTGTGGCGGGTGTTGCTACCTGCCTCCCTGCCGGCGCTGGCCACGCTCGCCGTGCTGGTGTTCATGTGGACGTGGAACGAGTTCTTGATCCCGCTGCTGATGGCGCCGGCGGGCGAGTTGCGTACCGCGCCGCTCAGCCTGGCAATCTTCAAGGGCCAGTACACGGCCGAGAATGCGCTGCTCGCCGCGGCCGCGATCATCGTCGCCGCCCCGATCGTGATCGTCTTCCTGGTTCTCCAGCGCCACTTCATCCGCGGGATGCTGGAAGGAGCGAGCAAGGAATGA
- a CDS encoding DeoR family transcriptional regulator — MLTDERRRRIVVGVRRHGSCSIADLCRELGVSEATVRRDLDQLAADGAIRRVRGGASDPRVSIRPEADSQPFAEVAARGEPARRAIAERAAGLVDDGDVLIMDIGTSVAAMCPFLRDRDVTVITSSLAVVNALADAPAVDLLVLGGMLRPNYASLVGAMTEANLRQVRAGLAFLGASGIRPDGAVLDTTPSEVPVKRAALEVAAQAYLLADAEKLPGSGFLEVARLDAFAGLITDAKPARTVLDPELDVEVIVA, encoded by the coding sequence GTGCTGACCGATGAGCGACGCCGCCGGATCGTGGTCGGCGTGCGCCGGCACGGATCGTGCTCCATCGCGGATCTGTGCCGGGAGCTGGGGGTCTCCGAGGCCACCGTGCGGCGCGATCTTGATCAACTTGCCGCCGACGGAGCGATCCGGCGGGTACGCGGGGGCGCGAGCGACCCGCGGGTCTCCATCCGGCCGGAGGCGGATTCGCAGCCCTTCGCCGAGGTCGCGGCACGCGGCGAGCCGGCCCGGCGTGCCATCGCCGAACGGGCCGCGGGGCTGGTCGACGACGGCGACGTGTTGATCATGGACATCGGGACGTCGGTGGCGGCGATGTGTCCGTTCCTCCGGGACCGCGACGTCACGGTGATCACCTCGTCGCTGGCCGTCGTGAATGCGCTGGCCGACGCACCGGCCGTCGATCTGCTCGTCCTGGGCGGCATGTTGCGTCCGAACTACGCGTCGTTGGTGGGTGCGATGACGGAGGCCAATCTGCGCCAGGTGCGGGCCGGGCTCGCGTTCCTCGGCGCGTCGGGGATCCGGCCCGACGGGGCGGTGCTCGACACCACCCCGAGCGAGGTTCCCGTCAAGCGCGCGGCGCTGGAGGTGGCCGCGCAGGCGTACCTGCTCGCCGATGCGGAGAAGTTGCCCGGCAGCGGCTTCCTGGAGGTGGCGCGGCTCGATGCCTTCGCCGGGTTGATCACGGACGCGAAACCGGCCCGGACGGTGCTTGACCCAGAACTCGACGTGGAGGTGATCGTGGCATGA
- a CDS encoding 6-phospho-beta-glucosidase, producing MRLVILGGGGFRVPLVYEAAAARAGGVAVDEIVLHDSDPGRLAAIGAVVGELADGYGRSAPAYRTTTDLADALRGADFVFSAIRVGGAHARTVDERVALDLGLLGQETIGPGGLAYALRTIGPARRIAEAVAEIAPRAWVINFTNPAGIVTEVMRGVLGERAVGICDTPIGLVRRLARVLDLDLDADAGRIGYDYLGLNHLGWLRSFTVDGTDRLPGVLADDHALERIEEARLFGFDWVRALGSIPNEYLFYYFFTDEARRRIEQAGETRGEFLVRQQDAFYAGAGRDRLADWRRVLREREESYMAETRDEEREAADIAGGGYQEVAMRLMAALAGGPEQRMILDVGNRAGDQRLVAALPDDLVVEVPCVVDSAGVHPQPVAAPDLAQLGMMARLRGSERLIAEAALTGSRERAWEGFALHPLVDSPVLGRRLLDGYLTAEPLLAEVLPAGSSAR from the coding sequence ATGAGGCTGGTGATCCTGGGCGGGGGCGGATTCCGCGTACCGCTCGTCTACGAGGCGGCGGCGGCGCGCGCCGGCGGCGTCGCGGTCGACGAGATCGTCCTGCATGATTCCGACCCGGGCCGGCTGGCGGCCATCGGAGCCGTCGTGGGCGAGCTGGCCGACGGCTACGGGCGCAGTGCCCCGGCGTACCGGACCACGACCGACCTGGCCGACGCCCTGCGCGGCGCGGACTTCGTGTTCAGCGCGATCCGAGTCGGTGGCGCACACGCGCGCACGGTGGACGAGCGGGTCGCGCTCGACCTCGGCCTGCTGGGGCAGGAGACGATCGGCCCGGGCGGGCTGGCGTACGCGCTGCGCACCATCGGTCCCGCCCGACGGATCGCCGAGGCGGTCGCCGAGATCGCACCGCGTGCCTGGGTGATCAACTTCACCAATCCGGCAGGCATCGTCACCGAGGTGATGCGCGGGGTGCTGGGCGAGCGCGCCGTCGGGATCTGCGACACCCCGATCGGTCTGGTCCGCCGGCTCGCCCGCGTGCTCGATCTTGATCTCGACGCCGATGCGGGACGAATCGGTTATGACTATCTCGGGCTCAACCACCTCGGCTGGCTGCGCTCGTTCACCGTCGACGGCACCGATCGGCTGCCGGGCGTGCTCGCCGATGATCACGCGCTGGAGCGGATCGAGGAGGCTCGGCTGTTCGGCTTCGACTGGGTGCGCGCGCTCGGGTCGATCCCGAACGAGTACCTCTTCTACTACTTCTTCACCGACGAGGCGCGGCGCCGGATCGAGCAGGCGGGGGAGACCCGCGGCGAGTTCCTGGTCCGGCAGCAGGACGCCTTCTATGCCGGCGCCGGCAGGGATCGGCTGGCCGACTGGCGGCGGGTCCTGCGCGAGCGTGAGGAGAGCTACATGGCCGAGACGCGCGACGAGGAACGCGAGGCAGCCGATATCGCCGGCGGCGGCTACCAGGAGGTCGCCATGCGGTTGATGGCGGCGCTGGCCGGCGGGCCCGAGCAGCGGATGATCCTGGATGTCGGCAACCGTGCCGGTGATCAACGACTGGTCGCCGCGCTGCCCGATGATCTTGTGGTCGAGGTGCCGTGTGTCGTCGACTCGGCCGGTGTGCATCCGCAGCCGGTGGCGGCGCCGGATCTGGCGCAGCTCGGGATGATGGCGCGGCTGCGCGGGTCGGAGCGGCTGATCGCCGAGGCGGCCCTGACCGGTAGCCGGGAGCGGGCCTGGGAGGGCTTCGCGCTGCATCCGCTGGTGGACTCCCCGGTGCTCGGTCGCCGACTGCTCGACGGCTACCTGACGGCCGAGCCGCTGCTGGCCGAGGTGCTGCCGGCCGGATCCTCGGCCAGATAG